The uncultured Subdoligranulum sp. genomic sequence AAGAAACAGCATCCCAACGAGATTCTGTTCTACCGTGTCGGCGATTTCTATGAGATGTTTTACGATGATGCCCTGACGGCTTCACGGGAACTGGAACTGACCCTGACCGGCAAAAGCTGCGGCAAAGAAGAGCGGGCCCCCATGTGCGGTGTCCCGTTCCACTCCTATGAGACCTATGTGGCCCGGCTGATCGCCAAGGGCTACAAGGTGGCCATCTGTGAGCAGATGGAGGACCCGGCGCTGGCCAAAGGACTGGTCAAGCGGGACATCATCCGGGTGGTCACGCCGGGCACCGTCATCGAGAGCAGCATGCTGGCGGAAGATAAGAACAACTATCTTTGCAGCATCTACTGCAAGCGGTGCCGCGGGCGCTGGCGCGCGGGCATCTGCTTTGCGGACATCTCCACCGGCGAGGCCCGGGCGACAGAACTCAATGCCGAGAAGATCGGCGGTGCCATCATCACGGAACTCTGTCGCTATATGCCCAGTGAAATCCTGATCTGCCCGCCCATGCTGGATTTCAAGGATGTGACCGCCTATATCAAACAGCACACCAATGCGCTGGTGGAACTGCGGGAGGAGTCCTGCTACAAGGACTCCCTGATGGAGGCTACGATGGCCGGGCAGTTTGGCGCCGACTGGCGAACCTCGCTGGGCTATGAGGAAGATGCGCTGGTACCCTACGCGGTGGCGGCCCTGCTCAACTATCTGCAGGAAACGCAGAAGCATGGCCTGGAGCGGATCAAGACCGTGGAAAACTATGCGGATGCGCAGTATATGCGTCTGTCCCCGGTGACACGGGCCAATCTGGAACTCACCGAAACGATGCGCGGCCGGGAAAAGCGTGGCACGCTGCTCTGGGTACTGGACAAGACCGAGACATCCATGGGCAAGCGGTTGCTGCGCTCCTGGATTGAGCAGCCACTTGTGGATGCCGAAGCCATCAATGCCCGGCTTTCCGCTGTGCAGGCACTGTATACGGCGAACATTGCCCGGGCTGATTTGAAGGAAGCGCTGTCCCATGTGTTCGATATCGAGCGCCTGACCACCCGCATCCTGTATGGCTCGGCGACGCCCCGGGAAGTGAAAGCGCTGGGGGATACCTGCGCCCGTCTGCCGGAAGTGAAGACACAGGCTGCGGCCTGCGGCGCGTCCCTTCTGACCCAGCTGGCTGATCAGATCGACCCGCTGGATGATCTGCTGCAGAAAATTACAGCTGCGCTGGTGGATGATCCCCCGGCCACGCTGAAGGACGGCGGTGCGATCCGTGCCGGGTACAACAGTGAAGTGGATGAGCTGCGGGACATCATGCACGGCGGCAAGGGATATCTTGCCAACCTGGAAGCGAAGCTCCGGGAAGAGACGGGCATCCCCAAGCTGAAAATCGGATTCAACAAGGTGTTCGGCTACTATATCGAGGTCAGCCGTTCCTATACCGATTCGGTACCCGACAGCTTTACCCGGAAGCAGACGCTGACAACGGGTGAACGCTACATCACTCCGGAACTGAAAGAACTGGAGAACAAGATCCTGGGCGCCAACGAACGGCTTCTTGTTCTGGAACATCAGCTCTTTGCTGATCTTCTGGCAGAGATTTCGGCGCAGGTTGTGCGCATTCAACGCACGGCCCTGGCTGTTGCCCAGCTGGATGTGCTGGCCGGATTTGCCGAGGTGGCGCTGCAGAACAACTACGTGCTGCCGGTGGTGGATCAGAGCGGCGTCATGGAAATCAAGGAAGGGCGGCATCCCGTTATCGAGCAGATGCTCAAGGGAACGCTGTTTGTGCCCAATGATACCCTGCTGGATGAAGCGGAAAACCGTATGCTTCTGATCACCGGCCCCAATATGGCCGGTAAATCCACCTATATGCGGCAGAATGCCCTGATTGCCCTGATGGCGCAGATCGGCTGCTTTGTCCCGGCGTCCAGTGCGCACATCGGTGTTGTGGATGCCATCTTTACCCGTGTGGGCGCTTCGGACGATCTGGCGGCAGGCCAGTCCACCTTTATGGTGGAGATGACCGAGGTGGCGGAGATTCTGCGCCATGCCAGCAAGAACAGCCTGGTGATTCTCGACGAGA encodes the following:
- the mutS gene encoding DNA mismatch repair protein MutS, which encodes MAEQAVSPMMKQYFEIKKQHPNEILFYRVGDFYEMFYDDALTASRELELTLTGKSCGKEERAPMCGVPFHSYETYVARLIAKGYKVAICEQMEDPALAKGLVKRDIIRVVTPGTVIESSMLAEDKNNYLCSIYCKRCRGRWRAGICFADISTGEARATELNAEKIGGAIITELCRYMPSEILICPPMLDFKDVTAYIKQHTNALVELREESCYKDSLMEATMAGQFGADWRTSLGYEEDALVPYAVAALLNYLQETQKHGLERIKTVENYADAQYMRLSPVTRANLELTETMRGREKRGTLLWVLDKTETSMGKRLLRSWIEQPLVDAEAINARLSAVQALYTANIARADLKEALSHVFDIERLTTRILYGSATPREVKALGDTCARLPEVKTQAAACGASLLTQLADQIDPLDDLLQKITAALVDDPPATLKDGGAIRAGYNSEVDELRDIMHGGKGYLANLEAKLREETGIPKLKIGFNKVFGYYIEVSRSYTDSVPDSFTRKQTLTTGERYITPELKELENKILGANERLLVLEHQLFADLLAEISAQVVRIQRTALAVAQLDVLAGFAEVALQNNYVLPVVDQSGVMEIKEGRHPVIEQMLKGTLFVPNDTLLDEAENRMLLITGPNMAGKSTYMRQNALIALMAQIGCFVPASSAHIGVVDAIFTRVGASDDLAAGQSTFMVEMTEVAEILRHASKNSLVILDEIGRGTSTFDGMSIARAVVEYICDNIGCKTLFATHYHELTSMDKDIYGVKNYNIAVKKRGEDITFLRRIVAGPADDSYGIEVAKLAGLPSSVTKRAHAVLRQLEASAPGHNQSMQLDFETVEAYNNPTVPSEVVDKLHSIDIETLTPLEALNFLYELKNALDKN